ATAGATATAGTACATTCGTCCAAAAGTTATGTATAGTGACATCATATTTGTGACTTATGTGCAAGCTTATATAAGTGGTTATGTACGAttttaagaataaaataagaataattaTGAAATGATCCATGAATATTAGTTTATGGGTCTAAGTATACTCGGTTAAATAAAGATATTGTGGCTTTGATTTTTGAATAATATTTTGATGCTGATTGTATGTGTACTTGGCAAAATGAAAGTATATGTATTAtatgaaattataagtttgaaATTTTAAACGTGATTATGATAatatgaattggtttggaaattcaattgttattattattgagtTATTTATCTGTTtacagcttactaagctttaaaagcttactttctatatttttcctatgtttatagagttaCGAAGACTTGCTCGGGTTGAAAGTCATGGGAGATAGTATTACACTATCCAGTTTTCAGTTTGGTAAATAAATGTTTTGAAGtcttggtaatgtggcatgtataagctagtctCGATTTGGTTTATttgatttgtattttttatagccatttgaaaatggcttaatttctttGCTTGAATCCAGTTATATTTGATTATGGTTTAagttcattttggttataatgttatGTGCCATGGATGAGTGGTATATATATAGTATGTGTTTTGTGCGTTGAAGCTGGTTAATAACTTTGGATGTGGTATGAATGAATTGGTCATAAAATATACAAAGGTATGTTTGGTTGATTTGGATGTGGTTCATGTTAAGATAAAGTATGTTTGTGAATTTGGGTTATTATGCTTGGTTGGagatatttttttatgtttttcataTGATTTGTGAGATAGACTTGGGTATATTTATCTATAATTGGTTAATGACATGAATATTATAAATAGCGTTAAGTAAGCTTATTAAATGGACAATAGATGTTTTTGAGTTGTGGTTTGTAAATGATGACAATTATAGTGTCAGTTTGGTTATgctaaatattatattgaaaatatgtaTTCATAGAATATCGTTTAATGCATGATTACGGTTAAACCTAGTTAAAATATGATTGTATGCTCAAAACATGGTTACCATGAATTTGCTATTAAAGTTTGGTCGAATGAAAATAAGTGAACTATaattaaaaatgaccaaatgtTGACTATTACTTTATTATTGAATATGAAATTTTAGATATATTAATTAGTATATATAATGAGTGTACTTTTTTGTAGTGTGTGTTCATAAAATGGTTTATTTTACTATGGCTAAATGCATGTGATCTAACGACTAAAAATAGGTATGTATAATCTCTAATGGTTAGTGCTAAAAATGAAGTATATGGAAATGCATGGTTATTGCTATATGGATGTTTTAACTTGTATCCAAGTGCAAAGCATGCAAGTTCGTATTGACCATGGCCTATGCCGCATGTGTAAGTGATTTTAAAATGTATAATATGGCTTATCAAGTTACAAGAATGTGTATTCGATTAGGTGGTTATACGCATAATTACATAAGTGGTATTAGAAGTATGTTTCACCatgttgataaaaaaaattaatgccGTGTATATTAATGTATTATATGTAGTAGGAAATACATTGAAATTTGTTATAACTTGTGTATACAATGTGCAAATCAATGTACGTTCTGAAAtgtaaattaattatatttataaatgagTTTGACTTGTGCAAATATATAAATGTCTAGAATGATGCTTTTGATCGGTATACCTCATAACCCCAATCCGgggacagatacgggttagaggtgttacaatcttccttctcttcttttctttttgttcctTTGACGTTTCTTGCTGAAGGACTACCGAAACCCCCTTGATTTATTGGTAAGTGTTATGCGGTTTGTTCTTCCTAACCGAACCTTATTTGGCTTTCCTCTCAAAGGTTCGGCTTATGTATCTCTTAGGCCGATCGGTTGTGTTTTCTCTTTTTCTACCATGGGGAAATGTCCATTTAACACTTCTTTTTGTACGAATGATGCTAGGGACTCAAGTTCATAACAAGGTGTTAGGCCGACTACTTTTCCCCTACAAGTGATATCTCCTTAATTGGTAAGTGCTTTAAGTCCTAGATGTATTTATGTGGGATTGTAGATTCTTATGAATCGGTTAACTATTTCATGTGAAGGTAAAGTATTAGAGAGAATACGTTGTTTTGGAACAAGAGGGGTACTGCGATTTTCTGTTTGGTAAGCAGCTATGATTTGGTTAAGCATTTCAATATTATGATTTTTGATTAATGATGGTTGTAGACTAATGGGGGGCTATGGTTGATCATAGGTTCTCGATCTCAGGAGTGGTTCAGCTACAACATTGCAACAGGTGTGTGTGAACAACACTACCATTAGATGTGAAATGGCAGAAAAGCCGAGAAGCCGAAAAATGGGCTGTCGACACCTAATGGATGTGTGGCCCCCCGTGTGGCAGGCCATGTCGTAAAACACGACCGTATGGTCGATGAGATGGCCATGAGTGTTTTCATGGACCAAACCAATATTGGGCTATTCTGGATCGAATCGAGTTgcgtgggcccaatgggcctgtggGGCACACATGGGAAAATCGCACAAAAGTGTGGTAAATGGTGGGCCAAGCAGTGTAAACTGCACAggtaaggccatttctgggctatgtgggccatgtaaacgtgtgggcccacataggccTACTATATGGGTTATAGGCCCATTATCACTAATTGTCTGTTAAGATTGCATGGGTCGCCCAAGACAAATGTAGGCCTACTATTGGGCCGATAAGTGCCGAAAAATGGGCTGTCGACACCTAACGGACGCGTGGCCCTGCTATATGGGTTATAGGCCCATTATCACTAATTGTCTATTAAGATTGcatgggtcgcccaagacgactgtggacctactattgggccgATAAGTGTCGAAAAATGGGCTGTCGACACCTAATGGACGTATGGCCCCCCATGTGGCAGGCCGTGTCGTAAAACACGACCGTATGGTCGATGAGATGGCCATAAGTGTTTTCATGGACCAAATCGATATTGGGCCATTCTGGATCGAATCGAGtcgtgtgggcctaatgggcctgtGGGGCTCACATGGGAAAATCGCACAAAAGTGTGGTAAATGGTGGGCCAAGCTGTGTAAACTACACAggtaaggccatttctgggctatgtgagccatgtaaacatgtgggcccacatgggcctgcTATATGGGTTATAGGCCCATTATCACTAATTGTCTGTTAAGATTGcatgggtcgcccaagacgactgtggacctactattgggccgataagtgtacctggacccttattttggtaagatgactgttttacccCTGTGTGATGTATGACTGTATGAGCATGCCATCTGtactgtatatacatttatattatgttgcattgcatggggtgggatatgtgattttggaggaagtgtactgaaaggctataagcctattattggcagctctactgcaaacaCTATTTTAGTGCCACAACCAatgctacttggtgtgtagggatgggtgggtcgattttatccccacatggtgtgtatggTTGGTACGAAGATGGTGTGCAgaggatggattgggtaggactcTTTGTTTGTATACTGTTCTAATATGTTAATGGGCTTCGCCCATCGCCATCTTGTTACTAAAACGAGCTCAAGCAGGACTACTCACATCGAGACAGCCTCAGCCCAGATTACTATCATTCAtcgaaatgggctaaggccctagctATTACTGAATGGGTTTAGGCCCAAATTCTACTTACTCTGATTGATTGCTTTTATGGGATTCCACACCCttagttttcaaaaactcactcgtctgttaactgtgcaggaaatccccagaCATAGACAGACCGAGGCGATggaggactcagtggtggccactcaacttagttaatgtttttttattttataaataaggtttaattttgggtttttattATGTAATACGGCCTCTTTAAGTTTCGTTTTAATTTTGGGGATTTATTTACCTTGATTTTTGACTGATAGTAGTAGGACACgaattttcaagaaaatataaacaaatgtttttctaaaaCATCACGATTAGGAAACATATTTTGagagcttccgcaacaaacactgttttaaaaggtaataacaatctaatatgatcAATATTTTGCTAATacaacttgagttttcacaatgAACTTTCAccctaaatttttgttaagaactCAAAGAAGTTTTTTGGTGGAATGGATTTTCCAAGAAATTATATTATgaaaaacactccaatgtgacatcgcagattaggccataatgtctaggtcgggtttggggtgttacatttagtggtatcagctccaggttgcaaaactcgactgtgggtTTGGGTTTTTCTGAAAGGTGGAAATTTTAACAGAACTGCTTCAAATAGTTTAAAGTGATTAATGTAATTTGGAAAGGTTTTACTAAAGGAGTGGTACATTGAGTCTCCGCACCAATCCTGTATGTATTCTGATTATTTATTCTGAAAGGATAATATTGAAATGTTAGTAGTAAGACTACTTTAGGTAGTAAAACTGTACTGaaactctctagttagagtaaactatGAACCGTAGTAAGACTGCAAACTGCGAAAACAGAACTCTGAGATAATATTGTTCATAAgatatctgtaataaacactagaaCAATAAACTAACTggcataataattttaatatagatAAAAGCGCGATCAGATAATGAGCAAAAGAGGTACTCGTGGTAGAGGCTGAGgcagaggccgtggaggtgcCCGGGCTAGGTCTTCGTCAACCGGACACCAGCCTAATGAAGAAGCTAGAGAGACACCAGCTTCATCTATGGCTGAGACAAGGTCTCAAAATCGAACAGCTGGGGACGatgcactgtcccaagctatgttgaGGATTCTGGAAAGGGTCGCTGAGTACTGGCATTATGGGCCATGGATCGGTTATAgaacgactcaggtctaatgggcCAGAGGTATTCAGGGGTATTGTTGGAGTTGCCTCTAATGTGGctaaatattggattgaggccacagaaaggatcatggatgaccttgactgCACCCCTAATCAGAAGCTAAAAGAGGCAGTATCATTGCTGAGAGAcgaggcataccagtggtggcttactgtCCAAGAGGGCACTCAAGCTGATCCATTGACctgggagtttttcaagactacttttCAGGCGATGTATGTGGGTGCCagctatgtggatgcccgtaggaAGGAATTTCTGAACTTAACTCAGGGGGATAGGACAGTGGCTGAATATGGGGCTGAATTTGTACAACTGAGCCGCTATGCATGTGGGATGGTGGCAACAGAATATGAGCAGTGTGTTCGATTTGAGGAAGGCCTCAGTGATGGTttgagggttctgatagctcctcaaAGGGAGTGGGATTTCGTAGCACTAGTTGACAAGGTAAAAATCACCAGGGATTGACACTCGTTGAGCGCCAAAACAGAGAGAAAGGCAGAGGTAAGAGGGATTCTAAGCCCTCAAATTCTTTTCAGATGCTTAAGAAAAACCCAGAGCTGATGGGCCAATCAGATTTAGGACCCTGGTTGCTACTACTACTGGACCGCAGTTTTGTGCTGGTTGTAGAAAACACCACCAGGGCAAATGTTGGAAAAAGATGGGTGCATGTCTGAGATGCGGATCATTGGAGCACCGTGTCAGGTATTGTCCATAGAGgctataattgtaacacccccacgcccgagaccatcaccggagtcgagcttgaggggttaccgaacataatttattaatttaagaacttcaaatcatttgtttctacattcatagctttctagctactcgcgtcacagttacaagaaaaatcatatctctagttatgaaactcgaaatcaagatccataaattttccctgaatctagactcatatatatatttactaattgttttctagaatttttttattgggccaattagtacattttattaattaaagtatcccctgtttcagggttcgactgctctgacctctgtgtattacgaatcagatacctctctataaaaaatttcaatgactatgaggtttgtttctactaaactagactcaataaggaatctgtacatataaataaaaacttctaattattttattaaaatttattatgaatttttaaagtcagaacaggggatccagaaatcactttggccctatttcacaaaagtttaaatatctcataaaatataatttatatgcctattttgttcaatccacatgaaaatagactcattaagcttcaatttcataacttactcattatttatttccatttatactatttttagtgatttttaaaattcatgtcattgctgcagcaatattctattttaaggcaagtttcatctttccatgaatttttatgaactagataacctattaaacttccataatatcaaacatgatctaaattagccatcaccatgacttatcaatatcaaacattttctcaaccaaacatggccatatcataaaattatttacacaaaataggtatattgctatacatgccatacttatgtagttgtacaagccatttaccaagataaaagtcctttggatagtgtgatcgaactttcgacctgtcccgattcctgagccggcttgttcaaaactaaagtgaatgaaaaggaaggagtaagcataaatgcttagtaagttcatatgtaaataacaagtaacataacaatacaaatataccaaacaactttagcatggtatcaccaaaacatatatcacatttctaaacatcattcatcatcttaccaccttatccttgttgtatctattttcaacccgagggttaagaacatacctgtccaaagtttccatttcacaacacttaccaaaacgtcacttgcatcttaagtgttcttccatttaactagaaatttcacctgttgaacacatcggaatataactcggatacatggataatttgcacataagtgccacatatgtaatcaagaaatcatgtaacccgcccctaagtgaactcggactcaactcaacgagctcgggcattcacatccataaatgaactcggactcaactcaacgagtttggatgcctagttacatctcacgaactcggactcaactcaacgagttcggacatttgcatccataagtgaactcggactcaactcaacgagttcggatgctcaaccatcctagtgacatgtcacttgtatcctaatctattcctaaggttcaaacgggcttttcctcgatctcacatttgccgccttccatggaatatcgggaa
This is a stretch of genomic DNA from Gossypium arboreum isolate Shixiya-1 chromosome 11, ASM2569848v2, whole genome shotgun sequence. It encodes these proteins:
- the LOC108465279 gene encoding uncharacterized protein LOC108465279; its protein translation is MGHGSVIERLRSNGPEVFRGIVGVASNVAKYWIEATERIMDDLDCTPNQKLKEAVSLLRDEAYQWWLTVQEGTQADPLTWEFFKTTFQAMYVGASYVDARRKEFLNLTQGDRTVAEYGAEFVQLSRYACGMVATEYEQCVRFEEGLSDGLRVLIAPQREWDFVALVDKKTPPGQMLEKDGCMSEMRIIGAPCQLTEFVNGPRTPGRGDGHTEARQQALVYAARHREDGDALDVITGLLGQSIRINMMFRDVQLEIHGVIFMPDLMELYFGEFDLILGMDCVLDVGDSSVKDIRTVKDFSDVFPEELLVLTPEREVEFGIEPLPSTASVSIAPYKMARKELVELKTQIQELLDHGFI